A genomic stretch from Bradyrhizobium quebecense includes:
- a CDS encoding response regulator gives MTALAQSIARVFPANSLRSSIARHVLLFGFAVLFVAVLRASYGLDLSAGFF, from the coding sequence ATGACTGCTTTGGCTCAATCGATCGCACGCGTGTTTCCGGCCAATTCGCTTCGGAGCAGCATCGCCCGGCATGTCCTGCTGTTCGGCTTCGCGGTCCTGTTCGTCGCGGTGCTCAGGGCGAGCTACGGTCTCGATCTCAGCGCGGGCTTCTTCTGA
- a CDS encoding DUF1697 domain-containing protein, translated as MPRSVALLRAVNVGGTGKLPMTELMAMCVDEGFTDVQTYIASGNVVFSSKLGAPKVKAALEKRLHAYAGKPVGVAVRSADEIAAVLKANPFPKAPPNTTVAIFLDEPPPKDALKDVKGQQDEQMRLGKREIYVAYGSGMGRSKLKIPAAANGTARNLNTIAKLAELAAQDPSSL; from the coding sequence ATGCCGCGTTCTGTCGCCTTGCTGCGCGCGGTCAATGTCGGCGGCACCGGCAAGCTGCCGATGACCGAGTTGATGGCGATGTGCGTCGACGAGGGATTTACCGACGTGCAGACTTACATCGCCAGCGGCAATGTCGTGTTCTCCTCGAAGCTCGGCGCGCCTAAGGTCAAGGCCGCGCTGGAGAAGCGACTGCACGCCTATGCCGGCAAGCCGGTTGGCGTCGCAGTGCGGAGCGCGGACGAGATCGCCGCGGTGCTGAAAGCCAATCCGTTTCCGAAAGCGCCGCCGAACACGACCGTCGCGATCTTCCTCGACGAGCCGCCACCCAAAGACGCCCTGAAGGACGTCAAGGGCCAACAGGACGAGCAAATGCGCCTCGGCAAGCGCGAGATCTATGTCGCCTATGGCAGCGGCATGGGCCGCTCGAAGCTGAAGATTCCCGCCGCCGCCAACGGCACCGCGCGCAACCTCAACACGATCGCGAAGCTCGCCGAGCTCGCGGCCCAGGACCCGTCATCCTTGTAA
- a CDS encoding threonine ammonia-lyase — protein MPHPSDTTAVTPADVTLADVRRAADVIRDSVMVTACNESRTLGEICGCRLFLKFENLQFTSTFKERGALNRLQALSPEERKRGVIAMSAGNHAQGVAYHAKRLGIPATIVMPIGTPMVKIENTRRHGAEVIITGQTLEECFAFVSAYAAERGLILIHPYDDPLIIAGQGTIGLEMLAAVPELDILVVPIGGGGLISGIATAAKAIKPSVQIVGVQAQLYPSMYNAVKGEQLPMRGDTLAEGIAVKAPGQITTRIVRDLVDDIVLVSEDQIERAVATLISIEKTVVEGAGAAGLAAVLAAPGRFAGRNVGLVLTGGNIDTRLIASVLTRELAREGRLTQLALDIVDRPGQLAAVSILLADAGANIIEVSHQRTFSDLPAKATLLELVIETRDRAHLEEVLATLGAEGFAVRES, from the coding sequence ATGCCGCATCCTTCCGATACTACCGCCGTAACTCCTGCTGACGTCACTCTTGCTGACGTGCGCCGTGCCGCCGACGTGATCCGGGATTCGGTCATGGTCACGGCGTGCAACGAGAGCCGCACGCTGGGCGAGATCTGCGGCTGCCGCCTGTTCCTCAAATTCGAGAACCTGCAATTCACCTCGACCTTCAAGGAGCGCGGTGCGCTGAACAGGCTGCAGGCGCTGTCCCCCGAAGAGCGCAAGCGCGGGGTGATCGCGATGTCGGCCGGCAATCACGCCCAGGGCGTCGCCTATCACGCCAAGCGGCTCGGCATCCCCGCCACCATCGTGATGCCAATTGGCACGCCGATGGTGAAGATCGAAAACACCAGGCGGCACGGCGCCGAGGTCATCATCACCGGGCAGACGCTGGAAGAATGCTTCGCGTTCGTCAGCGCGTATGCCGCCGAGCGCGGCCTGATCCTGATCCATCCCTATGACGATCCGCTGATCATTGCCGGACAGGGCACGATCGGGCTCGAAATGCTCGCGGCGGTGCCGGAGCTCGATATCCTGGTGGTGCCGATCGGCGGCGGCGGGCTGATCTCAGGCATCGCCACCGCCGCCAAGGCGATCAAGCCGTCGGTGCAGATCGTCGGCGTGCAGGCCCAGCTCTATCCGTCGATGTACAATGCCGTCAAAGGCGAGCAGCTGCCGATGCGCGGCGACACGCTTGCCGAGGGCATCGCGGTCAAGGCGCCCGGGCAGATCACCACCAGAATCGTCCGCGATCTCGTCGACGACATCGTGCTGGTCAGCGAGGACCAGATCGAGCGCGCGGTCGCGACCCTGATCTCGATCGAGAAGACGGTGGTCGAGGGCGCCGGCGCCGCCGGCCTCGCGGCAGTGCTCGCGGCACCCGGCCGCTTTGCCGGCCGCAATGTCGGCCTCGTGCTCACCGGCGGCAATATCGACACCAGGCTGATCGCTTCGGTCCTGACCCGCGAGCTGGCGCGCGAGGGGCGGCTGACGCAACTGGCGCTCGACATCGTCGATCGGCCCGGCCAGCTCGCGGCGGTGTCGATCCTGCTTGCGGACGCCGGCGCGAACATCATCGAGGTTTCGCATCAGCGCACCTTCTCCGACCTGCCGGCGAAGGCGACGCTGCTCGAACTCGTAATCGAAACCCGCGACCGCGCCCATCTGGAAGAGGTGCTGGCGACGCTCGGCGCCGAAGGATTCGCGGTGCGGGAGAGCTAG
- a CDS encoding dienelactone hydrolase family protein has protein sequence MQAISRRSLLGGIALLATASSLAAAAEQLTVDAGEGRVTVSRFASERSGKRPAVLVLHGSRGFDLRPQAYQRYVKALTADGIDAYFVRYYTPADEKAFGTLNTRETREAYETGRFEAWAARVSAVLSAVLSGAYSSGRIGLLGFSLGGYVAAAAAARDERVSALAVLYGGMPDKIAPQVKHLPPMTELHGEADRNVPLASGEALVRLGESVGAAAEIVRYPGKAHGFDFADNDPMTADAVNRVGDFFQARLNAA, from the coding sequence ATGCAAGCGATCAGCCGAAGGAGCCTGCTTGGCGGCATTGCCCTGCTGGCGACGGCGTCTTCGCTTGCAGCGGCGGCCGAGCAGCTGACCGTCGATGCCGGCGAAGGCCGCGTCACGGTCAGCCGGTTTGCCTCGGAGCGCAGCGGCAAGCGGCCGGCCGTGCTTGTCCTGCACGGCTCGCGCGGCTTCGATCTCAGGCCGCAGGCCTATCAGCGCTATGTCAAAGCGCTGACGGCAGACGGCATCGACGCTTATTTCGTTCGTTACTACACCCCGGCCGACGAGAAGGCATTCGGGACGCTGAACACGCGCGAAACCCGCGAGGCCTACGAGACCGGGCGTTTCGAGGCCTGGGCCGCGCGGGTCTCGGCGGTACTATCGGCGGTGCTGTCGGGCGCGTACAGTTCCGGCCGGATCGGACTGCTCGGGTTTTCGCTTGGCGGCTACGTTGCTGCGGCCGCGGCGGCCCGTGACGAGCGGGTGTCTGCGCTCGCCGTGCTGTACGGCGGCATGCCCGACAAGATCGCGCCGCAGGTGAAACATCTACCGCCGATGACCGAGTTGCACGGCGAGGCCGACCGCAACGTGCCGCTTGCCAGCGGTGAGGCGCTGGTCAGGCTGGGCGAGTCGGTCGGCGCCGCGGCGGAGATCGTCCGATATCCGGGCAAGGCGCACGGCTTCGACTTCGCCGACAATGATCCAATGACTGCCGATGCAGTTAACCGTGTTGGCGATTTCTTCCAGGCCCGTCTGAACGCAGCTTGA
- a CDS encoding ArsR/SmtB family transcription factor, protein MVKYQDETLDRTFAALSDPTRRALLARLGERESLSVSELAQPFAMSLPAIMKHLDVLTDAGLVAREKTGRTVACRLTARPMEQAMNWLNRYAQFWSDNLDRLAAFVEEDPWQLNPQSQPTPALPRVQASPSRGASAPGRKKSTPRGPSRKT, encoded by the coding sequence ATGGTTAAGTATCAAGACGAGACGCTGGACCGGACCTTTGCTGCGCTTTCCGATCCCACCCGCCGCGCGCTTCTGGCGCGGCTCGGCGAGCGGGAAAGCCTGTCGGTGAGCGAGCTGGCGCAGCCATTCGCGATGTCGTTGCCGGCGATCATGAAGCATCTCGACGTGCTCACGGATGCCGGCCTGGTCGCCCGCGAAAAGACCGGCCGCACGGTGGCGTGCCGGCTCACCGCGAGGCCGATGGAGCAGGCGATGAACTGGCTCAATCGCTATGCGCAATTCTGGTCCGACAATCTCGACCGCCTTGCCGCTTTTGTGGAGGAAGACCCATGGCAGTTAAATCCGCAGTCGCAGCCGACGCCGGCCTTGCCGCGCGTCCAAGCCTCACCCTCACGCGGCGCCTCCGCGCCCGGCCGGAAAAAGTCTACGCCGCGTGGACCGAGCCGGAAAACCTAG
- a CDS encoding aminoacyl-tRNA deacylase, translated as MSIQVAILKILASHVSGRATLDSLKHDLAILSSSGEDWHARIKRLASRVPELDIFSNGYVLRDAEGWEITAAGREFLRALEAVTQDNLPLEPLAEAAIREEGKLIVVGHRFRNRARPQRNPEPSASVRRRPFREPR; from the coding sequence TTGAGCATACAGGTTGCGATCTTAAAAATATTGGCCAGTCACGTCAGCGGCAGAGCCACGCTCGATTCACTCAAGCACGACCTCGCTATCCTCTCGTCGAGCGGCGAGGATTGGCATGCGCGGATCAAGCGCCTCGCGTCGCGGGTTCCCGAACTCGACATCTTTAGCAATGGCTACGTGCTGCGTGACGCCGAAGGCTGGGAGATCACAGCGGCCGGTCGTGAGTTCCTGCGCGCGCTGGAGGCCGTCACCCAGGACAATCTACCGCTTGAGCCATTGGCCGAGGCCGCGATCCGCGAAGAAGGCAAGCTGATCGTGGTCGGTCACCGCTTCAGGAACAGGGCACGGCCACAGCGTAACCCGGAGCCGAGCGCATCGGTGCGCCGCCGGCCGTTCCGCGAGCCGCGTTGA
- a CDS encoding transcriptional regulator produces the protein MPKTDLTTAPFAYDGLDRVIHEKARLGLLTSLMAHPKGLAFADLKQLCGLTDGNLSRHLQVLQEAGLVDVIKGYEGNRPHTTCRLTKSGRRRFLDYLAVLEQLVRDAASAAGKDEGRSRRLGIQPI, from the coding sequence ATGCCGAAGACTGACCTGACCACCGCGCCATTCGCCTATGATGGCCTCGACCGCGTCATCCACGAGAAGGCACGGCTCGGCCTGTTGACCTCGCTGATGGCGCATCCGAAGGGCCTCGCCTTCGCCGATCTCAAGCAGCTCTGCGGCCTGACCGACGGCAATCTCAGCCGGCATCTGCAGGTGCTGCAGGAGGCCGGCCTCGTCGACGTCATCAAGGGCTATGAAGGCAATCGCCCGCACACCACCTGCCGTTTGACCAAGAGCGGCCGCCGCCGCTTCCTCGACTATCTCGCCGTGCTCGAGCAGCTGGTGCGCGACGCGGCCAGCGCCGCCGGCAAAGACGAAGGCAGGTCTCGCCGCCTTGGTATCCAGCCGATTTGA
- a CDS encoding DUF1428 domain-containing protein: protein MPYVDGFVVAVPKKKLKAYAQLSKKAGKVWREHGALDYREWVADDVKPGKLTSFPQSVKLKAGETVVFAWITYKSRAQRDRINAKVMADPRLASMGTGDVPFDVKRMIYGGFASLVKV from the coding sequence ATGCCTTACGTCGATGGTTTCGTCGTCGCCGTGCCGAAGAAGAAACTCAAAGCCTATGCGCAGCTCTCGAAAAAGGCCGGCAAGGTCTGGCGCGAGCATGGCGCGCTGGATTATCGCGAATGGGTCGCCGACGACGTCAAGCCGGGCAAGCTGACCTCGTTTCCGCAGAGCGTGAAATTGAAGGCCGGCGAAACCGTCGTGTTTGCCTGGATCACCTACAAGTCACGCGCCCAGCGCGACAGGATCAACGCCAAGGTGATGGCCGATCCTCGGCTGGCGTCGATGGGCACGGGCGACGTGCCGTTCGACGTCAAGCGCATGATCTATGGCGGCTTTGCGAGTCTGGTGAAGGTCTGA
- a CDS encoding DUF899 domain-containing protein: MQQHKIVSREEWIAARKALMAGEKELTQAREALSRQRRELPWVKVDKDYVFDGPDGKVTLGDLFKGRPQLVVQHVMFAPEWDAACKSCSFWVDGFERMVPHLAARDTTMVAVSRAPLAKLEAFKQRMGWTFDWVSSGTNDFNYDYGVSFTQGQIDAGDAKYNYGTTPLYGPELPGISVFFRDDKGIVFHTYSTFARGLDMMNAAYHYLDLTPLGRHEEGLPYPMDWVRLRDQYQPAPVQASCCHS, translated from the coding sequence ATGCAACAGCACAAGATCGTCTCGCGCGAAGAATGGATCGCAGCCCGCAAGGCATTGATGGCCGGCGAGAAGGAGCTCACTCAGGCCCGCGAGGCGCTGAGCCGGCAGCGCCGTGAACTGCCCTGGGTGAAGGTCGACAAGGACTATGTGTTCGACGGGCCTGACGGCAAGGTGACGCTCGGCGATCTCTTCAAGGGCAGGCCGCAGCTTGTGGTGCAGCACGTGATGTTTGCGCCGGAGTGGGATGCAGCCTGCAAGAGCTGCTCGTTCTGGGTCGACGGCTTCGAGCGCATGGTTCCGCATCTCGCCGCGCGCGACACCACGATGGTCGCGGTCTCGCGGGCGCCGCTGGCCAAGCTCGAGGCCTTCAAGCAGCGGATGGGTTGGACCTTCGACTGGGTGTCGTCGGGCACCAATGACTTCAATTACGATTACGGTGTGTCGTTCACCCAAGGGCAGATCGATGCGGGGGACGCGAAATACAATTACGGAACCACCCCGCTCTATGGTCCCGAGCTGCCTGGCATCAGCGTGTTCTTCCGCGACGACAAGGGGATCGTGTTCCACACTTACTCGACCTTCGCGCGCGGCCTCGACATGATGAATGCGGCCTATCACTATCTCGATCTGACGCCGCTCGGCCGTCACGAGGAGGGATTGCCCTATCCGATGGATTGGGTGCGGCTACGTGACCAGTACCAACCGGCGCCGGTTCAGGCATCCTGTTGTCACTCCTGA
- a CDS encoding glutathione S-transferase family protein → MLIVHHLGKSQSERIVWLCEELEIPYELKHTTRDPVTMLAPADYKALHPIGAAPVITDGALVLAESGAVVEYIVARYGNGRLTLTSDHPDFAQFLYWFHFANGTLQAQMGRSMILNRLNLAADNPMLIATKARVDRSFDLIEARVRDAEYLAGEAFTTADIMIGFSLTTMRYFLPYDLGRCPNIRNYLGRIAARPAYQRAMQKGDPGMALLLT, encoded by the coding sequence ATGCTCATCGTTCACCATCTCGGCAAGTCGCAATCGGAACGGATCGTCTGGCTGTGCGAGGAGCTGGAAATCCCCTACGAGCTGAAGCACACCACGCGCGATCCGGTCACGATGCTGGCGCCGGCCGACTACAAGGCGCTGCACCCGATCGGCGCCGCGCCCGTCATCACCGACGGCGCCCTGGTGCTGGCCGAATCCGGTGCGGTCGTCGAGTATATCGTCGCAAGATACGGCAATGGACGGCTGACGCTGACATCAGACCATCCCGACTTCGCGCAGTTCCTGTACTGGTTTCACTTCGCCAACGGCACGCTGCAGGCGCAGATGGGCCGCAGCATGATCCTGAACCGGCTCAACCTCGCGGCCGACAATCCGATGCTGATAGCGACCAAAGCGCGGGTCGACCGCTCGTTCGATCTGATCGAGGCACGCGTCCGCGACGCCGAATATCTCGCGGGCGAGGCGTTCACGACGGCCGATATCATGATCGGCTTTTCGCTGACGACGATGCGCTATTTCCTGCCCTACGACCTCGGCCGCTGCCCCAACATCAGGAATTATCTCGGCCGCATCGCCGCACGCCCGGCCTATCAGCGCGCGATGCAGAAGGGCGATCCGGGCATGGCGCTGCTGCTGACGTGA
- a CDS encoding DUF3551 domain-containing protein encodes MSRLIDCGILRVGTGGIMRTSRLAVLVLGTMTLAGAASIDRASADPYDYPWCAQGPSLGYPGECAYQTYDQCLASVSGRFLACGENPRVLFREQLQPEQPRPHRHRHRHHRQ; translated from the coding sequence ATGTCGCGGTTGATTGATTGCGGCATCTTGAGAGTCGGAACGGGTGGGATCATGCGCACATCGCGATTGGCAGTGCTTGTGTTGGGAACGATGACGCTTGCCGGTGCGGCGAGCATCGATCGCGCGTCCGCTGATCCCTATGATTACCCCTGGTGCGCACAGGGCCCGAGCCTCGGCTATCCCGGCGAATGCGCCTACCAGACCTACGATCAGTGCCTTGCGAGCGTGTCCGGACGCTTTCTTGCTTGCGGAGAAAATCCGCGCGTCCTGTTTCGCGAGCAGCTCCAGCCCGAGCAGCCTCGGCCGCACCGTCATCGGCATCGGCACCATCGGCAGTAG
- a CDS encoding IS110 family transposase, producing MEAIYVGIDVSKDRLDVHVRPGEEAFAVARDGKGLEELVARLQAISPVLIAVEATGGFETIVAAALAGAQLPLVVVNPAQIRHFAQAVGQRAKTDPIDAAVIARFVEAVKPEPRAMPDQEARLLAELVSRRRQIIEMIVAERQREKRAENVRVRKSLARHIKVLEKELPEIDNDIDTLVRGSPVWRAKEELLVSFPGVSNTLARTFLAEVPELGTLNRRQIASLAGLAPFTRQSGRWKGKSMIGGGRAKLRAGLYMAALSASRYHPQLKVFYRRLVTAGKPKMVALIAVARKVLTTLNAMLRDQKPWQPA from the coding sequence ATGGAAGCGATCTATGTTGGCATTGATGTGTCGAAGGACCGGTTGGACGTGCATGTCCGTCCGGGCGAGGAAGCCTTTGCCGTGGCGCGTGACGGCAAAGGCTTGGAAGAGCTCGTTGCGCGCTTGCAGGCGATCTCGCCGGTGCTGATTGCGGTAGAGGCAACTGGCGGCTTCGAGACGATCGTTGCTGCTGCGCTGGCCGGCGCCCAGCTGCCGCTGGTGGTGGTCAACCCGGCCCAAATCCGGCACTTCGCGCAGGCGGTTGGTCAGCGTGCCAAGACGGACCCGATCGATGCGGCGGTGATCGCGCGGTTTGTCGAGGCCGTGAAGCCGGAGCCACGTGCCATGCCGGATCAGGAAGCTCGGCTGCTGGCTGAGCTGGTCAGCCGCCGACGGCAGATCATCGAGATGATCGTTGCCGAGCGTCAGCGCGAGAAGCGCGCCGAGAACGTCCGCGTCCGCAAGAGCCTTGCCCGCCATATCAAGGTCCTCGAGAAGGAGCTGCCGGAGATCGACAACGACATCGACACGCTGGTGCGCGGCTCGCCAGTCTGGCGCGCCAAGGAGGAGCTGCTGGTCAGCTTTCCTGGTGTGAGCAACACCCTCGCGCGGACCTTCCTTGCCGAGGTGCCGGAGCTCGGCACGCTCAATCGGCGCCAGATTGCGAGCCTCGCCGGTCTTGCCCCGTTCACCCGCCAGTCGGGCCGCTGGAAGGGCAAGAGCATGATCGGCGGCGGAAGAGCCAAGCTGCGTGCCGGGCTCTACATGGCCGCTCTGTCGGCCAGCCGATACCATCCGCAGCTCAAGGTCTTCTACCGGCGCCTGGTGACCGCTGGAAAGCCCAAGATGGTCGCCCTCATCGCCGTTGCGCGCAAAGTCCTTACAACCCTCAACGCCATGCTCAGGGACCAAAAACCATGGCAACCCGCTTGA
- a CDS encoding helix-turn-helix transcriptional regulator: MANDLHEHLIDLAYEAAVIPELWPNLLHQVGAIARARGIVLLTAAPHDVRWVASPDMHDDTVAYVEGCWHERNGRLPRLLAANHAGFLRDIDVFDTPEEVQQDFQIREFFRPRGLGWGAGTAIPVPSGDVLIYSVEREYQHGPIEREAIEQLDALRPHLARAALLSARLGMERARAATESLAMLGLPAAVLRRGGRLMTANTLFDRLVPDVMQDRTDRLTLAAATADALFAQAVAALDQGLIGVEVRSVPIAAQDDRPPLIVHLVPIQGAARDLFDRALAIVIVTPVVPSEVPTAEVLQGLFDLTPAEARVARGIGEGRTVEAIAVAFGISRETVRNQLKAVLAKTGLGRQVELAGLLAGAKVPPGSSAD; this comes from the coding sequence ATGGCGAACGACCTGCACGAGCATCTGATTGACCTGGCCTACGAGGCCGCGGTCATCCCCGAGTTGTGGCCGAACCTGCTGCATCAGGTCGGCGCGATCGCGCGGGCGCGCGGTATCGTGCTGCTGACGGCAGCCCCGCACGATGTCCGCTGGGTCGCATCCCCCGACATGCACGACGACACGGTTGCCTATGTCGAAGGCTGCTGGCACGAGCGCAACGGGCGGTTGCCACGCCTGCTCGCGGCCAATCATGCCGGCTTCCTGCGCGACATCGACGTGTTCGATACGCCCGAGGAAGTGCAGCAGGATTTCCAGATCCGCGAGTTCTTCCGCCCACGCGGGCTCGGATGGGGCGCCGGTACCGCGATCCCGGTGCCGAGCGGCGACGTGCTGATCTATAGCGTCGAGCGCGAATACCAGCACGGACCGATCGAGCGGGAAGCGATCGAGCAGCTCGACGCGCTGCGCCCGCATCTGGCGCGGGCGGCGCTGCTGTCGGCCCGGCTTGGAATGGAGCGCGCCAGGGCGGCAACCGAGTCGCTGGCGATGCTTGGACTGCCCGCGGCGGTGCTGCGGCGCGGCGGCCGTCTGATGACGGCCAACACGCTGTTCGACCGCCTGGTGCCCGACGTGATGCAGGATCGCACCGATCGCCTGACGCTGGCGGCAGCTACCGCCGACGCGCTGTTCGCGCAGGCAGTGGCGGCGCTCGATCAGGGGCTCATCGGCGTCGAGGTCCGCTCGGTGCCGATCGCCGCACAGGACGATCGGCCGCCGCTGATCGTGCACCTGGTCCCGATCCAGGGCGCCGCGCGCGATCTGTTCGACCGCGCGCTGGCGATCGTGATCGTGACGCCGGTGGTGCCATCGGAGGTGCCGACCGCGGAAGTGCTGCAAGGCCTGTTCGACCTGACGCCGGCCGAGGCGCGCGTCGCGCGCGGCATCGGCGAAGGACGAACCGTCGAGGCCATCGCCGTCGCATTCGGGATCTCTCGCGAAACGGTGCGCAACCAGCTCAAGGCCGTGCTGGCGAAGACCGGGCTCGGCCGACAGGTGGAATTGGCCGGACTGCTCGCCGGCGCCAAGGTGCCGCCGGGTTCGTCTGCCGACTGA
- the bchE gene encoding magnesium-protoporphyrin IX monomethyl ester anaerobic oxidative cyclase: MRILLINVPHPAIGSRIPDDHLPPFGLLSIGGPLIDDGHEVRLLDAEFGPMPLTTILAEASRFSPDAVLFGHSGSTSGHPVIAEVAQAVVRAVPGTLIVYGGVFPTYHWREILREEPYVTAIVRGEGEEIARRLMRALEYGGDLGSIDGIAFRDDGGPRATRPAPVIRDLDAYRVGWELIDHARYSYWGGLRAVVVQFSRGCPHLCNYCGQRGFWTRWRHRDPARFARELARLHREHGVKVINFADENPTVSKKVWRAFLEALIAENVDLILVGSTRADDIVRDADILHLYKKAGWQRFLLGMENTDERTLQLIRKGATTTIDREAIRLMRQHGILSMATWVVGFEEETDRDHWRGLRQLLSYDPDQIQMLYVTPHRWTPYFRLAAERRVIQTDRRLWDYKHQVLATRHMPPWRVLLWFKFTEMVLQCRPKALLRVLLHRDAGLRHAMRWYTQMGRRVWPHEILGFLRARRLKHGPTVREFWGAPQDMEEESMSSQRPERRVGASRAA, encoded by the coding sequence ATGCGCATTCTTCTCATCAACGTGCCTCATCCGGCGATCGGCAGCCGGATCCCCGACGATCATTTGCCGCCGTTCGGCCTGCTGTCGATCGGCGGTCCCCTGATCGACGACGGACATGAAGTCCGTCTTCTCGATGCCGAGTTCGGGCCGATGCCGCTGACTACCATCCTGGCGGAGGCATCGCGGTTTTCGCCGGATGCAGTGTTGTTCGGCCACTCCGGCTCGACCTCGGGCCATCCCGTCATCGCCGAGGTGGCGCAGGCGGTCGTCAGGGCTGTGCCCGGGACGCTGATCGTCTACGGCGGTGTGTTCCCGACCTATCACTGGCGCGAGATTCTGCGCGAGGAGCCCTACGTCACCGCGATCGTGCGCGGCGAGGGCGAGGAGATCGCGCGCCGCCTGATGCGGGCGCTGGAATATGGCGGCGATCTCGGCAGCATCGACGGCATCGCATTCCGCGACGATGGGGGGCCGCGCGCCACGCGGCCCGCGCCGGTCATCCGCGATCTCGATGCCTATCGCGTCGGCTGGGAATTGATCGATCACGCGCGCTACAGCTACTGGGGCGGGCTGCGCGCCGTCGTGGTGCAGTTCTCGCGTGGCTGTCCGCATCTCTGCAATTATTGCGGCCAGCGCGGCTTCTGGACGCGATGGCGGCACCGCGATCCCGCGCGTTTCGCCAGGGAATTGGCACGGCTCCATCGCGAGCACGGCGTCAAGGTGATCAATTTCGCCGACGAGAATCCCACCGTCTCGAAGAAGGTCTGGCGGGCTTTCCTCGAGGCCCTGATCGCGGAGAATGTCGATTTGATCCTGGTCGGCTCCACCCGCGCCGACGACATCGTCCGCGATGCCGACATCCTGCATCTCTACAAGAAGGCGGGCTGGCAGCGCTTCCTGCTCGGCATGGAGAACACCGACGAAAGGACGCTGCAGCTGATCCGCAAGGGTGCGACCACCACGATCGATCGCGAGGCGATCCGCCTGATGCGCCAGCACGGCATCCTGTCGATGGCGACCTGGGTGGTCGGCTTCGAGGAGGAGACCGATCGCGATCACTGGCGCGGTTTGCGCCAGCTGTTGTCCTACGATCCCGATCAGATCCAGATGCTCTACGTCACGCCGCATCGCTGGACGCCGTATTTCCGTCTCGCGGCAGAACGGCGCGTCATCCAGACCGATCGCAGGCTCTGGGACTACAAGCATCAGGTGCTGGCGACACGGCACATGCCGCCGTGGCGGGTGCTGCTCTGGTTCAAGTTCACCGAGATGGTGCTGCAGTGCCGCCCGAAGGCCTTGCTCCGCGTGCTGCTGCATCGCGACGCCGGACTTCGTCATGCGATGCGCTGGTACACGCAGATGGGACGCCGGGTCTGGCCGCACGAGATTCTCGGCTTCCTGCGCGCCCGCAGATTGAAGCACGGGCCGACGGTGCGGGAATTTTGGGGCGCGCCCCAGGATATGGAAGAGGAGTCGATGTCGTCGCAGCGGCCCGAGCGCCGCGTCGGCGCATCACGCGCAGCGTAA
- a CDS encoding di-trans,poly-cis-decaprenylcistransferase: protein MQSNVALKPEVAGRLHVGIIMDGNGRWATRRGLSRLRGHEAGVEAIRRIVETAPDQGVGTLTLYAFSSDNWRRPKAEVTALMGLLRFYLANEIAALVRNGVRLTVIGRRDRLPDGIAAAITRAEAETADGTTLHLRIAIDYSARDAILNAAARVAGAGQLSREAFADLITGEAGLRDVDLIIRTSGEKRLSDFLLWEGAYAELHFTERMWPEFDADDLADALSSFHRRERRFGGLTAIAPAEVPNL, encoded by the coding sequence ATGCAAAGTAACGTCGCGCTCAAGCCGGAGGTAGCCGGACGGCTCCACGTCGGCATCATCATGGACGGCAACGGCCGCTGGGCGACACGGCGCGGCCTGTCGCGCCTGCGCGGCCATGAGGCTGGCGTCGAGGCGATCCGCCGTATCGTCGAGACCGCACCGGACCAGGGCGTCGGCACGCTGACGCTCTACGCGTTCTCGAGCGACAATTGGCGCCGCCCGAAGGCCGAAGTCACGGCGCTGATGGGGCTGCTGCGGTTCTATCTCGCCAACGAGATCGCAGCCCTCGTGCGCAACGGCGTTCGCCTCACCGTGATCGGCCGCCGTGATCGGTTGCCCGACGGCATCGCCGCCGCGATCACTCGCGCCGAGGCCGAGACCGCCGACGGCACCACGCTGCATCTGCGCATCGCGATCGACTATTCGGCGCGCGACGCCATCCTGAACGCCGCCGCGCGCGTCGCCGGCGCAGGCCAGCTGAGCCGCGAGGCTTTTGCCGATCTGATCACCGGCGAGGCCGGCCTGCGCGATGTCGACCTGATCATCCGCACCTCGGGCGAGAAGCGGCTGTCGGACTTCCTGCTCTGGGAAGGCGCCTATGCCGAACTGCATTTCACCGAGCGGATGTGGCCCGAATTCGATGCCGACGATCTCGCCGACGCGCTCTCTTCGTTCCATCGCCGCGAGCGCCGTTTCGGCGGCCTGACCGCGATCGCGCCGGCGGAGGTGCCGAACCTCTAG